TTTTGTTAGTTTGTACTCTGACagtattctttttcatttttttcacatatcgcatgaaataaagaaataaaatatgtcaattacattataagaaagaaaacagcaatataaataataatttattctTTACATTCAAGTTGTATAAAAGCATCATCGgtcatttaaaatttacaaacataGTGATGAAAATTACGATAaattatgtttacatttatttaaacatatcTTCTGTTCTCCTTGAATTGTGCAGCAATTTTGTCACTTTACGGGTCTTCAGTCACAAAAACTGTAACCATTTTATGCGAACCGCTGAAGCCGTCAAAGGTACTAGCAGTCAGTCAACATATATGAACACAACACCTAACTTCCGATTTCTTGTCACGGTCTGTTTCATAGTAGTCTATTTGTATAGAAGCTTCCACATTAGCATGAAAACTGCACCAACAAATAAGGTTATACCAATTATACTAGAGTTCCCAGAAGAGATTTTTCTAAAGGAACAAAACATAAAAGTCACTATacttagtatatacatgtactgaccAGTGTCCCTACATTCTATAGAACAGAAAGTAAGTGAGCATGTCTAGTGAATGACCTGTCTCTGCAATGTCTGTTTCAATATTTACTTGTTGGACTTTTTTACGTCGACATCTACCCTGGCAAGCGTTAGTTGCACTGAATGCCACCGTTACTCTTTCTTATAAATGCGCATGCGTCAACTTTATCAATAAGATAAACTAAAAGCAGAACAAAAGCTAACTCTAATCAGATGCCACCTTGATAAGCACTATAAGCCGTTGTGTGTTGATTTGTTCCGAGATGAATGGTATCATACTTAAATGCCTTTACAAATGCTGATCAAAATCTAAAGAGATCACAAGAAGTCACCACACGCGTGTATTAACTTTTCTGTTTCACAGTAGTGTACATGTAACTTGCTTTTCCTGACAGTTTTCGCGGGTCCGCGTAAGCAAGTAGTGCCCCTTTATCGTCTACTAATATAGACTCAATTACAGAAAATATATTACTACTGGAATAACTAGATCTATGTCCCCGTTCTTCAGTTAATAGTCTCTTTATCTCCTGAAAGAAAATAGCAAGACATCAAACAAGAGAGACGAATTATATGTCAGCACAAAGATACGATGTGGAGTTGTCTCCTTTACGCCGGCACTACTCAGAacgttattataaaatatttgatcGTTCTAATATAGCCAAATATAATTAATTGGAATACATTTCAATAATGTATTGATAAACgaaataaatgtataatttgaGTACAGATGTGTTCATCTTCTTGTTTTTCGCCGAATATTAAAATGGCTGTAGGCATTTTCATACCCGTATATTCTGGACGATTTTCGTTTTTGCAAAAACgaaatgatgaaatgaaagataagtaaatataaaaagaagTGTCAGATAATACCTCCGGAAAGCCCTTTTCCAGGGACAATTGATTGTCTTTCAAAGTGTGGTGAAGTCTTTTCGAGTCAACTGCATCGTTCAGCGGCATACCGAGCAGTAAGGTTTTTGCTATCAGctgaaaaataaacagataaacagaGAGTTAGTATATGTTTGTTTCAGAGTAAGATCGAAATATTTTTGACCGAGTGAACATCAGAGACAGCAGATTTATGTTTAGCATAACCACTCGTGAAAATGTAAGCTATGGTCTTCACaagtaaaagatatttaaatcctaaatgtaaaacaaacaaggtttatttttatttcatgcttaatCGAAATTCAACCAATTTTATGGATTCTACcctgcgaaaaaaaaaacaactgaaatgaGACTAAGCAGCCGGAGAATTATATTTCGATCAATGAGATCGGTGCCTGGTCGAACCGAAGTTCTTTACTACACACGTGAGACTGAAGTCATTTGCTAAATGACACACGGAGAACAGAGAACAGAGAACACTATAAAATGAACACTAAATAAAAGAACTAGTTTTGTAAACGGACGTTAATCCCaccaaaacataaaaaatcattCTTTAGTTTAAATGCTGGTACCTGTGCCACAGAGGTGGCAATTTTTGATCCGCCAGCTCCGCCGGTAACCAGCTTAACATTGTCTTGATTATCGACAACAATACAGGGTGCCATTGACGAGCGCGGTCGCTTCCCGGGTTCTATACGATTCACGCTGGTACTCTGCAACATAAAAGACATATTcatcattttaattaaatatatggTTGTATAGAggataaatgtttgtttcagagaaagattgaaatatctttgacgagtgaacaccagatgcaatattttcacgagtggcataaaTGTAAGATACGGTTTTCATTCGTGAAAGATATTTGATCTCACACGACaaccaaacaaattttctttttatttcatattttgtctacATTTCCCAATCAATAGTTTCTTATCAGTGAAAAATACATacgatatttttcactgtgaaaatatcagataCATTTCACTCTAATAATTCGATTTGACTGCAAAACATGTAATGTAACATTCTATTGATCATTTTACTACGAATACTATTTAAAGTCATCGATTGCTGTGCACACTGGCgccaaaacagaaataaaatgcccctaggtatactataagaaccatggtcatgaacgggaaaatacactaacccatttcaagctacatttctcaaataaaacaatcCATGACCATGGTTCCTATattatacctaggggtagggtataacatgtacagctgcattttatttctgttctggtgccagtgtgtCAGACATGAACATACCTGGTAGTTACAATTtaggaacaacaacaacaaagcatGTCTCCAGTTGTATATCAACATTACCAGTAtcgtaaaattttaaaactttaacatctaaataatattttaatttaatccaacattttcagaaatttatttcatgaaaggGTGACATGATTAGTATAGCTACATCGTTTTTAATGTTTCTTTCCATGCCTAGTGAGacttaaatgaatttatatcttTTCTTAAACAGTTCTTTTATTTCGTATCTTACTGCGAATCTAGCGCAGAAGACATAGTTTTGAAAAAGTTCGCAGACTACACATCTTTTTGTATAAATGAATATTACGTAGAAGCCATTGATTCATTTTGTTTCCAACCTTGATTCGATGGCGGTTACAAATAATAGTACTTAGTTTTTGTGTTTCAAAATTGCGGTATGCACATTTTAACTATAAACGTGCTAATCATGTCATACAGTATTGTGCTATTATTTCTGTAGTCAAACATTCAGTTCTATATCTTAAGATATACTTTTCTCAGCAacataacatttgaaaacaacatttctgAAAAATTCTTTGACGTGACGGCTCACAATTACGATCGTGTACTATGGCAGAGGTGAACACTGTTTTGATGTATAAACCCTGGATTAAAAGGAAATGATTTACACATCAATCAAATATAATAATGTACATGTCAGTTAATGAAGTAACGTTATTATTGTCCCACGTCACTTTTTATTGTCATTACTGAATGAATTATTCATTGATTCTTGATAGCTTTCAGCCACGATATACGTTCGCCTGTTAGGACGAGGTATCATTTGAAATGGTTCAATATGATGGAGGATATTACAATAGTTCTTCTCATATTGActttattaaacgagttaaataaaataataaaatacgaggctctgccgagcattttaattcaattttatacAGCGAGTTTTATAAACTCAAGTTGGAAAGGCATAAAGGTAATATTCTCTCCATGACATGTAAGTCTTTCCTCCTGAaaactcttcttttttttcttttttaaccttTTACAGACCAAGTTAGCTCTACCAAGGTCTCTTATACTTATACGTCAACGTAAATGCTTTACCACACTAGTGTAGtgtcaaaattatgtaatggccTTATTttactcccacgacgtcaaacatgtgattcATGATATTGTCATTTTGTTGATGCCTTGTAATAGTTCGCTCTGGTTGCGTGTGAAGGGGTGTTTCAAGAGATTGTACTGTACTTTgataaaatcaaagccttgagatgcctggtggttgcgggttttgctagagttattttcattttaaatgccaatctataactatacatgtataagaaacaaatactaatgtgcctcatatctaagataaactctgcctgaccttacatgaacagttGGAAGTCAGTGTTGTAACCATGGGCTTAATCATTGACAGaccttatataatctaaatggccagtgtgaatggatagaggatgaataagacctgcttgatcattgataattcatccgcattgttcatgaatgggactactttgtgtagcacatgaacaaattcctttggatgtcatttggaatcaaataaagatgctacatgattgtcagaaatacacttaactttggtagcgggataaacccgcaaccaaaaaggAAATCTTGAACAAAACTCAGTTATTCAAAATGATCTTCCCTTTCATTCAGTATATTCAAAATAACTGGAATAAAATTTCCATTTTGAATATAGCTTTTGACTTAGTATACACCAATATGAAATAATATCGGATATACATTTACCGGATCAGTACCAATCTGGCACGCTTCGCTCAAATTcatatgaaaattatatgcatGGCAAGACAATTTTGCGTTTTACGGTATAAGATTTATTACATGTCACAGCGGTATATACGCGCTGGAAATGGATTGATGGCCGAATACAAAACAGTTTGAGACATCCTGTAACATTGAAACTCAGTTAAATTAATATCTGCTGAGCTTGCTGCAATCATTTTAAGTGGCAATATCTCTcatataataatacatttaatgTCCTCTTTACTCATGGAATGAAATACGATCTGAATGTTGGTGTATATTTCAAAGCACACAATTGCAGCGCCGTAACGTTAAGCAATGCTTCACATTCAACATAGCTTTACAATAGCAGATGGATCAAACGTTATGCGAACGATTTGTTTTTATGCAGAGGGAGTGCATAAAGCTGAATCAATAGCAAACTCCCGGTTCAGTTAAATGGacctttttaacattttctgtaagATTTTAAGCACATCTCATTAAACACAGTACTTACAGGAAAGGAATATTTATTGAAACGCTTCACATACAAATAGCTACAAAATCAACCATATTTTAGTACTATCTGAGTTCGAAACACCAGGTTAACAAAAACCTAACAATGCATTTTCGAGTTTGTCGCGACGCACCCATTCAACTCGATAcatcgttttcatttgaaaatgtaattCAGTAAACAAATTGTAGCCATTCCCTCAAATCATATTTACGATAACATTCAATCCATGTTAAAATCCCTCTTTTTTGCGTAAAAACAAGCATCCAAACAACCAAATCATCTGCTCTGATAAAGCTGTGGACAGTGTAATGACTGCCTTTTGTTCATAATCTTTTTGTCGTTTTTTATCGTTTTAACTGACCAGCGGACATTTAGCGAATACATTTGAGGCATCTTGCCGCTTTCAGTAAAGCATAACAGAATCATTAATTATACTTATGTTAAATCGTGGTACTACAAAAGTTCTTACGCGTGCTGGATCCGTGTCAAAATCGTCCATTTCATTGTTCCATATTATACCAGTAGCATTTGAAACTATCATAGATCCaaaactgaaacagaaaaaagACTACCATTGATTTCTAATATCTCATACCAGTATGAAATTGCAAATATATCTAATCTATCTTAAAGTAACGTATGGTAATATTTCCAAATACAACTCTCTGGATTAACGTCAACTTGAGCGAGAAAAAAACACTTATTTTTGACATAAGGAGAATCAAAGAATATAAATGCAACTTATAATAAGGTAAGTGAGACGGATAGAATGAAATATCGTATGAAAATGTTACAATCATTATTTTGATGTTAGAAGTTAACCTTCTTCTGTACAAACAATtctgtaaatggaaagtaaactGAAGGGGTTTGTTTCAAGAAAAACGTATCTATGACAAAATTTCAATAACAAACTTCAAGTGAAACCGTTATAATTCTATTCCAAAGTACGTTAAAGGGCAcaattaaatgtttgtaaatatataaatccaTATCTCTAGACTTACCAGTCTTATAAAATTTCGTTAAGAGAAACGCTGGGCAACAGAGAATGACTAAATCTTGTTCCTTTTTCAAGTCTATGTAAGAGTTAAAACGCATTTCAAGGCAATTTCGGTATAATTTATACTTACTACCAGTTGACAGTGGATGTATAATTTATACTTACTACCAGTTGACAGTGGATGTATAATTTATACTTACTACCAGTTGACAGTGGATGTATAATTTATACTTACTACCAGTTGACAGTTGGTGTATAATTTATCCTACCACcatgcatttatcaggccgatatctgcacgccgtgtaaacttgaggtttattcagtcaatgcatgtttataccgtcaatgcaactgacggactactttttcaagtatatgtgctataggcaatgtaaactgggccaagagttcgaagctcaaacatctcatcattttatgaggacagccacggtaaaaaaaataaattggttCACTCTGTCCTTGTAAACCTCcatacggaatggtacggtgacTGTTTTTAAAGTCTGTGTGAATCGACCTTGACTTTGTATATTTTGGCGTTTACTCATTTTTagttaaatttacacaaataaccagatttaagtagtcgtttattgtaattattggatctGGAATTGCATTATCTCACATTGTCTTGTACGAaaatggagtaaatttaagactgcgggcatttgaattcatctcaagcgtggttttcggctgtattttatccgagtaAAAACCACTTTTCTTGTTTTGtacgcgaatgccctgttagcaccgataatttataatacacagaacttcagAAGGCAAAGTATGTGGTATGAAATagtgttttattgtaaggaatgatcgtgtgtaactggatcaagcagacaaggggttgaagggcgtaggaattcacaagtgagtgaaattctggattatttttgtataaaaaaaaacattttgaaagtaaatatatgttatacacagattttattgactgcaggataaatagaatattaggttactgtctttcttaagtttatccacctcgtctccgaaaggtttatccccctcggcaagcctcgggtggataaacctttctccaactcggtggataaacttaagttaagaaagacagtaacctaatattctctatttatactTACTACCAGTTGACAGCGGATGTATAATATATACTTACTACCAGTTGACAGTGGATGTAACAGACACTGCATCGCCGTACGGGCTCAACACGGACACTTGTGAAGTTCCCATCAAATCTCCGAAGCTTCCGGTAGCGTCCGTATAATACGGCTTTTCATGAGTTTTCTCCGTTATTTTTGTACGTAAAATATCCGCATATTCTTCTGAGCGCATCTTCTCTaatatctgtaataaaaaaaagcattttagtTGCAACTTCTGAATACATTATGTGCTTACTTCTGTTTAGAAGTATTTTGGGTCATGATATGGTGACAGTCTGCAATTAACCACGTTCTTAGATTCCCGGTATTTTATAAGTGACTAACAACTTCGCTGCATTAAACAGGCATAAATGTTTCTCCAGCAACCGTCTCACAAATTCATTGCAATTAAAGTGAAACAGGAAccaattttattgaatatttcattcaAATCGATATTAGATGAAAACAGATTTAGTAattaacaaaaaaggaaaataagcaGAACAATGTACGAACTTCTTTCTCTCAAACTCGACGGGACGAGCAAAATTTGTTCGACTTATCAATAGTTTGCGCCATCGAagagtatacattatataggaATTTTACCGGGACCTGACGGCGAGTTCGAGTTAAGGTCGGTGTTTGAATTAGCCGATTTCGAGTAAACGGAGTTAAAACTTATAAGGCACGGGTGTTAAAAATACCAGGATACAAAGTTTGACTTACCCATGTGGTATTATCAAAATCAGGGTCCCCTAGACGCATTCGATCAGCATCAGAAAACTTCATGGCTTCTATAAGTTTGTGGTAAAAATCAACCTCTCCTTCCAATGTGTTCATATCCAACCATTCATATCCTTTAAAATAAGGAAAAGTTATCTTCATACATTTTTCGAAAAAGAACACAAAGAcaaaaataagttgttttgtaTAACATTTCATGATACAGGATCTTGTTGTCAGCAGTACTCCGGAATCATTCTAACAACTAGAAGCGATTCACATATACGGGTTAGTTCTCATATATTCTTTTTGACAGTATCCTAATAAAGTGTATTAATGTCTTGTCGAAGTAAGGACTCTTTTAGGCAAAACAGCCATCCTCCTGATTTAGAGGAACAAAATGGGTCTTCCTTCACAAGCTGGCCGATGTCACACTAGTTATGGAACggaaataatgatattttaacaattttataattttatgagtCTTCTAATCGATTTTGAGGATATTGTGCGAGCAGGAACTTTAGTCGGAAGAACTCTTGGACATGGTTGAATCCAATATAGCGCCCATATACTTTGAATCTGTCGAAATAATAAGAAACTCACGTTTTAAAATGTTAAGTATAAGTGCTACTATAGGTCCTCCTGTGGCACCGTCCATGGTGTATAATGTACTATTATCCAGGTAAACTTCTAGTGCATTGCCCGTTTTCACTTCATACTTCATAATAAAATCTGATATATCTAAAATGCcacctgaaaataaaatgtttcaacataatttttcatttctgtttgaaatttagaaaaattcTGTTTAAGTAATTATgactaaaaataaacacaaagtGACACTGGAAATCAATAGTATAActcatataattttattatacgCATTTGAAATTCGATGTAATATAGAAGAAATTTAGCCTCAAAACAAACCAGATAGGACAAGAAGGTTACCATGTCTTTTGATCGCTAGCCCGCGTGTTAAAGATAAAACAGTTCCGGATGAAGaataaaaacagaacaaagaataaaacattcaaaacatATAGACAAAGAGGTGAGTTTATTTTCGCCCTATTTAGCCACAAAGGGAACACTAGCAGAACACCACTGGGTCGAATGAAAAAAATGTAGAcagtcaaaatttgttaatttgttcGAAATCCCTTTGAAATTTGGCTAGCGGTTTCTTGCTAGTTCTTCAAGTAACGATGGTGatgacagtgcgatggcgaagcctTTCGCGTTCATGGGGAGCAGGCTCTGGCCCTAACGAAACACCGAAAATACAGACGCTACGattcaaaattataattattgaCAGTAAATTAAAGTGAGACAACTTTGTATTCTATCAACAAATGTTAGAcaaaatttgtttctttaaacAAATGGCTATGTCATTTTAAGGCTACTGGATAATAGTATGGAGTATAAATACCTTCCTTCCTTATTTCGTCCACAATTGTATTTGTTAATGGACTATCATATATGTAATCTACACCTTCATCCGCCACGCCCTGTAATGTATCTGCAAGCTTAGGCCACAGGATGGTGTCTCCTGCCTTCTTGGGTTCCCCAGTTGTGGTGTTCGCACAAAATATTTCACTGTAGGTATAAAGTCATTCTAACATTAAGAAGTCTATATCAGTTTATTAATAACTTAGCAACAAAATGATTTATGTAGGAAACGTATTAGCAGtcaaatgttgaaataaaagtgatattttataACGCATGCATACTAATACTGGAAACATACCCTTAAAAACACTGTTGTTTAATAAATGAGTCAATATACGAGGATCATCAATTGAATCAAAagtgaaaaagaattatttgacacaaatatGTGATATAAGTAACTAAATATTTAGTTTAGTTGCTGCATTTTATTACTAGTGTGTTCCGTGCAATTTGGTcagtatatatgtaatatttcacAGATAAAGTTAATTTTAAGTCCAAGATTCAAGGATCACTTCAAACAAACC
This Mercenaria mercenaria strain notata chromosome 17, MADL_Memer_1, whole genome shotgun sequence DNA region includes the following protein-coding sequences:
- the LOC123536023 gene encoding glutathione hydrolase 1 proenzyme-like isoform X2; protein product: MTDEKKDPEKIPENEDLLFGGQVKPYEKSQKAVGCCRCTKKKLLILAVVLGMLLLYGIGLAIGLAVGLSRDEEEKPQKPEDVLEPVGAVVSDHEACSDIGRDILARYGTAVDAAIATLICNGVRTPHSMGIGGGCTFVIFDKESSGAATIDGQAISPASMTENKYTRLSVESINARRIAVPGELKAYKEAHTRYGRLPWKDLFEPTIQMIRAGFPLSGATADALKYLVSINNDQYLTKFPGLCEIFCANTTTGEPKKAGDTILWPKLADTLQGVADEGVDYIYDSPLTNTIVDEIRKEGGILDISDFIMKYEVKTGNALEVYLDNSTLYTMDGATGGPIVALILNILKRYEWLDMNTLEGEVDFYHKLIEAMKFSDADRMRLGDPDFDNTTWILEKMRSEEYADILRTKITEKTHEKPYYTDATGSFGDLMGTSQVSVLSPYGDAVSVTSTVNWYFGSMIVSNATGIIWNNEMDDFDTDPARSTSVNRIEPGKRPRSSMAPCIVVDNQDNVKLVTGGAGGSKIATSVAQLIAKTLLLGMPLNDAVDSKRLHHTLKDNQLSLEKGFPEEIKRLLTEERGHRSSYSSSNIFSVIESILVDDKGALLAYADPRKLSGKASYMYTTVKQKS
- the LOC123536023 gene encoding glutathione hydrolase 1 proenzyme-like isoform X1 gives rise to the protein MTDEKKDPEKIPENEDLLFGGQVKPYEKSQKAVGCCRCTKKKLLILAVVLGMLLLYGIGLAIGLAVGLSRDEEEKPQKPEDVLEPVGAVVSDHEACSDIGRDILARYGTAVDAAIATLICNGVRTPHSMGIGGGCFMLVYDRHDKQTMYIDGRETSPKLMTELEYKNMTDYDVNARRIAVPGELKAYKEAHTRYGRLPWKDLFEPTIQMIRAGFPLSGATADALKYLVSINNDQYLTKFPGLCEIFCANTTTGEPKKAGDTILWPKLADTLQGVADEGVDYIYDSPLTNTIVDEIRKEGGILDISDFIMKYEVKTGNALEVYLDNSTLYTMDGATGGPIVALILNILKRYEWLDMNTLEGEVDFYHKLIEAMKFSDADRMRLGDPDFDNTTWILEKMRSEEYADILRTKITEKTHEKPYYTDATGSFGDLMGTSQVSVLSPYGDAVSVTSTVNWYFGSMIVSNATGIIWNNEMDDFDTDPARSTSVNRIEPGKRPRSSMAPCIVVDNQDNVKLVTGGAGGSKIATSVAQLIAKTLLLGMPLNDAVDSKRLHHTLKDNQLSLEKGFPEEIKRLLTEERGHRSSYSSSNIFSVIESILVDDKGALLAYADPRKLSGKASYMYTTVKQKS